The Nycticebus coucang isolate mNycCou1 chromosome 5, mNycCou1.pri, whole genome shotgun sequence genome window below encodes:
- the LOC128585888 gene encoding 60S ribosomal protein L31-like: MAPAKKGGEKKKGRSATNEVVTGEYTINIHKRIHGVGFKKRAPRALKEIQKFAMKEIGTPDVRIDTRLNKAVWAKGIRNVPYRIHVWLSRKRNEGEDSPNKLYTLVTYVPVTTFKNLQTVNVDEN; encoded by the coding sequence ATGGCTCCCGCAAAGAAGGGTGGCGAGAAGAAGAAGGGCCGGTCTGCCACCAACGAGGTGGTGACTGGAGAATACACTATCAATATTCACAAGCGCATCCATGGAGTGGGCTTCAAGAAGCGTGCCCCTCGGGCACTCAAAGAGATCCAAaaatttgccatgaaagagatAGGAACTCCAGATGTGCGCATTGATACCAGGCTTaacaaagctgtctgggccaaaggcataaggaatGTCCCATACCGTATCCATGTGTGGTTATCCAGAAAACGCAATGAAGGtgaagattcaccaaacaagctctatacTTTGGTTACTTATGTACCTGTTAcaactttcaaaaatctacagacAGTCAACGTGGATGAGAActaa